One genomic segment of Camelus ferus isolate YT-003-E chromosome 19, BCGSAC_Cfer_1.0, whole genome shotgun sequence includes these proteins:
- the RIMS4 gene encoding regulating synaptic membrane exocytosis protein 4 isoform X4, translating into MDVETGQPPAFETLTRGLVSLSPPTPCLSPHCSWPLCPEGDSRRLKGAIQRSTETGLAVEMPSRTLRQASHESIEDSMNSYGSEGNLNYGGVCLASDAQFSDFLGSMGPAQFVGRQTLATTPMGDVEIGLQERNGQLEVDIIQARGLTAKPGSKTLPAAYIKAYLLENGVCIAKKKTKVARKSLDPLYNQVLLFPESPQGKVLQNVCFVQEKHLEV; encoded by the exons ATGGATGTCGAAACTGGGCAGCCACCAGCCTTTGAAACGCTAACCAGAGGACTtgtctctctgtcccctcccaccccgtgTCTCTCTCCCCATTgctcctggcctctctgcccaGAAGGGGACAGCCGGAGGCTGAAGGGGGCCATCCAGAGGAGCACGGAGACGGGCCTGGCGGTGGAGATGCCCAGCCGGACACTGCGCCAGGCCAGCCACGAGTCCATCGAGGACAGCATGAACAGCTATGGCTCCGAGGGCAA TCTTAACTATGGGGGAGTTTGCCTGGCATCAGACGCCCAGTTCAGTGACTTCCTGGGCAGCATGGGGCCAGCACAGTTTGTGGGCCGCCAGACCCTGGCCACCACGCCAATGG GGGACGTGGAGATCGGCTTGCAGGAGCGGAATGGTCAGCTCGAGGTGGACATCATCCAGGCTCGGGGGCTGACGGCCAAGCCAGGCTCCAAGACACTGCCAG CGGCCTACATCAAGGCCTACCTGCTGGAGAATGGCGTCTGCATTGCTAAGAAGAAGACCAAAGTCGCTCGCAAGTCGCTGGACCCGTTGTATAACCAGGTGCTGCTGTTTCCCGAGAGTCCCCAGGGCAAAGTCCTGCAG AATGTGTGCTTTGTACAAGAAAAGCATTTGGAAGTTTGA